Proteins from a single region of Microbacterium sp. zg-Y818:
- a CDS encoding sensor histidine kinase, with translation MTQPHGGRPVPVRSALARSLDRALAMVAVLAGILGAVYLALIPVEDPAWPLIAASAVMFWVYVGIGVVAWQRRPSNPLGLLIVLAGVMIHLGTVGNTGVPFLVAVGAVCATLVLPAMLHLLLAFPTGYLITWPARAVVIAGYTLSTALQAPQYLFDADGPAPDLVIVDAPDLAAAALSVQVVAGAAVMAATVVILVGRLRRADAAHRRVLVPLFSYGIFAAVATPLSGRLVLAPLGVDPLIGIAAQYLVVTGVPVAFALGMLRGGFARTSQLEELGTWLGAAAASRELLSAALARALGDPSLELYFWAEGRGCFVDADGHPAPPRAPHRGWSQIVLDGRVIGAIEYDRALLVDEELVRTAGNVVAIAVDRERLTAELRANRRALLRSRERLVEAADRERRRIARDLHDGLQAQLVMLAVDAQRLASADPDVVHARATRLRRDIDTAAADLRRLVHDLVPAALIERGLFAAAEELADRMPIPTRLVGAVGVLGDAIADTAYFVIAEGLTNVVKHSQAGSVVVLLEVHGDELVLDLSDDGVGGAQVERGTGLRGLADRVDAAGGTFALTSTPTEGTRLCVTLPCGS, from the coding sequence CCGTCCGGTACCCGTCCGTTCGGCGCTCGCCCGCTCGCTCGACCGCGCCCTCGCGATGGTCGCCGTGCTGGCGGGGATCCTGGGCGCCGTGTACCTCGCGCTGATCCCCGTCGAAGACCCGGCCTGGCCGCTCATCGCGGCGAGTGCGGTGATGTTCTGGGTCTACGTCGGCATCGGCGTGGTGGCGTGGCAGCGCAGGCCGAGCAACCCGCTGGGACTGCTCATCGTCCTGGCGGGGGTGATGATCCATCTGGGCACGGTGGGCAACACCGGTGTCCCGTTCCTGGTGGCCGTCGGAGCCGTCTGCGCGACGCTGGTCCTCCCTGCCATGCTGCATCTGCTGCTGGCCTTTCCCACGGGCTACCTCATCACCTGGCCGGCGAGGGCGGTGGTGATCGCCGGGTACACGCTGTCGACGGCGCTGCAGGCGCCGCAGTACCTGTTCGACGCGGACGGCCCGGCACCGGACCTGGTCATCGTCGATGCCCCCGACCTCGCCGCGGCCGCCCTCTCGGTGCAAGTGGTCGCGGGGGCGGCGGTCATGGCAGCGACCGTCGTGATCCTCGTCGGTCGGCTGAGGCGCGCGGACGCCGCCCACCGTCGCGTGCTCGTGCCGCTGTTCTCGTACGGCATCTTCGCCGCCGTCGCGACACCCCTCAGTGGCCGGCTGGTGCTGGCGCCGTTGGGCGTCGACCCCCTGATCGGCATCGCCGCGCAGTACCTGGTGGTCACGGGGGTGCCCGTGGCGTTCGCGCTCGGCATGCTGCGCGGCGGGTTCGCCCGCACCAGCCAGCTCGAGGAGCTGGGCACCTGGCTCGGCGCGGCCGCGGCCAGTCGCGAGCTGCTTTCGGCGGCGTTGGCGCGTGCACTGGGCGATCCGTCGCTGGAGTTGTACTTCTGGGCGGAGGGCCGCGGCTGCTTCGTCGACGCCGACGGGCATCCGGCGCCCCCTCGCGCCCCCCACCGCGGCTGGTCGCAGATCGTCCTCGACGGGCGGGTGATCGGAGCGATCGAGTACGACCGGGCGCTGCTGGTCGATGAGGAGCTCGTGCGCACCGCCGGCAACGTCGTGGCGATCGCGGTGGACCGCGAGCGTCTCACCGCGGAGCTGCGGGCGAACCGCCGGGCGCTGCTGCGCTCGCGGGAACGACTGGTCGAAGCGGCCGACCGTGAGCGCCGTCGCATCGCCAGGGACCTCCACGACGGGCTGCAGGCGCAGCTGGTCATGCTCGCCGTCGACGCCCAGCGCCTGGCCTCCGCCGATCCCGACGTCGTCCACGCGCGTGCGACGCGGCTGCGTCGCGACATCGACACCGCCGCGGCCGATCTGCGGCGGCTCGTGCACGACCTCGTGCCGGCGGCGCTCATCGAGCGCGGTCTGTTCGCGGCCGCCGAGGAGCTCGCGGATCGCATGCCGATCCCTACGCGGCTGGTCGGCGCTGTCGGGGTGCTGGGCGACGCGATCGCCGACACGGCGTACTTCGTGATCGCCGAAGGACTCACGAACGTGGTCAAGCACTCCCAGGCCGGTTCGGTCGTCGTCCTGCTGGAGGTGCACGGCGATGAGCTCGTGCTCGACCTGAGCGACGACGGCGTCGGGGGTGCGCAGGTCGAGCGGGGCACCGGTCTTCGAGGCCTGGCGGACAGGGTGGATGCCGCGGGCGGGACGTTCGCACTGACCAGTACCCCGACGGAAGGGACGCGCTTATGCGTGACGCTGCCCTGCGGATCGTGA